From Micromonospora rifamycinica, a single genomic window includes:
- a CDS encoding sugar O-acetyltransferase produces MTSMRERMLAGEPYRADDPEITADLDRAARLTERFNRSSADDPDGRLAALRELLGTLGEDAWIRPPLHCDYGWQVHLGARSFVNFNAVLLDVARITIGVDVQIGPNVQLLTATHPVEPEPRRAGWEAARPITIGDNVWLGGGVIVLAGVTVGENTVVGAGAVVTRDLPPNVVAVGNPARVIRTLE; encoded by the coding sequence GTGACGTCCATGAGGGAACGCATGCTCGCCGGCGAGCCGTACCGCGCCGACGATCCCGAGATCACCGCCGACCTGGACCGCGCCGCCCGACTCACCGAACGCTTCAACCGCAGCAGCGCCGACGACCCGGACGGTCGACTCGCCGCCCTGCGCGAGCTGCTCGGCACACTCGGCGAGGACGCCTGGATCCGCCCACCGCTGCACTGCGACTACGGCTGGCAGGTCCATCTCGGTGCCCGCAGCTTCGTGAACTTCAACGCCGTGCTGCTCGACGTCGCACGGATCACCATCGGCGTCGACGTCCAGATCGGACCGAACGTGCAGCTGCTCACCGCCACCCATCCCGTCGAGCCGGAACCCCGCCGGGCCGGCTGGGAGGCGGCCCGACCGATCACCATCGGCGACAACGTCTGGCTCGGCGGTGGGGTGATCGTTCTCGCCGGGGTGACCGTCGGCGAGAACACCGTGGTCGGCGCGGGCGCGGTGGTCACCCGCGACCTACCACCCAACGTGGTCGCCGTGGGTAACCCCGCCCGGGTGATCCGCACCCTGGAATAA
- a CDS encoding SIMPL domain-containing protein: MADGPVVAVRGEAYREVAPELARFEVTATARERDRQVALTRLAERAAAVRVLLDEHEPAVDRREAGELRVRPETNRSGERVVGYLGSVSTTVTVTDFGTLAELMLRLAELDQVEVAGPWWSLRPDSPVHRDARHAAITDALRRAREHAEALGARVTALVELADTDEGFGGGGAMYARQDRMAGSPELELDPRPQPVHAVVRARFTISEPDLA, translated from the coding sequence GTGGCGGACGGACCGGTGGTGGCGGTACGCGGCGAGGCGTACCGGGAGGTGGCACCCGAGCTGGCCCGGTTCGAGGTGACCGCGACGGCCCGGGAACGGGACCGTCAGGTCGCCCTGACCCGGCTCGCCGAGCGGGCCGCCGCCGTCCGGGTGCTGCTCGACGAGCACGAGCCGGCGGTGGACCGCCGGGAGGCCGGTGAGCTGCGGGTACGCCCCGAGACCAACAGGTCCGGCGAGCGGGTCGTCGGCTACCTGGGCAGCGTCTCGACCACCGTCACCGTCACCGACTTCGGCACCCTCGCCGAGCTGATGCTGCGACTGGCCGAGCTGGACCAGGTCGAGGTCGCCGGCCCATGGTGGTCACTGCGTCCGGACAGCCCGGTCCACCGCGACGCCCGGCACGCGGCGATCACCGACGCGCTGCGCCGGGCCCGGGAGCACGCCGAGGCACTCGGTGCCCGGGTGACCGCGCTGGTGGAGCTGGCCGACACCGACGAGGGCTTCGGCGGGGGCGGGGCGATGTACGCCCGCCAGGACCGGATGGCCGGCTCGCCGGAGCTGGAACTCGACCCCCGTCCGCAGCCGGTGCACGCGGTGGTGCGGGCCCGGTTCACCATCAGCGAGCCGGACCTGGCCTGA
- a CDS encoding GNAT family N-acetyltransferase, translating to MLRQQDVGHRIVVRRIVGIREGRPLFSDALGELVELSETHLTIATAQGRVRVPVAEVHRAKRVPPTRRPTATAVVELELAADEAWPAPVRGRLGDWLLRSADGWTGRANSALPVGDPDRPLPAAVDAIERWYAERGQPALVNTPLPLAVPVGAELDARSWTARPLTLVQTVPLTTLRPPEPTPADGPPVTLADAPSEEWLAVAAGRKGGLPAAARHVLTAVDRVRFAQVYADGALVATARGTVTGQGRWLGLSLIEVAPSARRQGLAARVVRELAGWGAAEGATHAFLQVEQRNTEAVSLYRKLGFTTHHTYLTRVAPSA from the coding sequence GTGCTCAGACAGCAGGATGTGGGACACCGGATCGTGGTTCGCCGCATTGTGGGGATTCGTGAGGGCCGGCCCCTCTTCTCGGACGCCCTCGGCGAGCTGGTGGAGCTGAGCGAGACCCATCTCACCATCGCTACCGCCCAGGGTCGGGTCCGGGTGCCGGTGGCCGAGGTGCACCGGGCCAAACGGGTGCCCCCCACCCGGCGGCCCACCGCCACCGCCGTGGTCGAGCTGGAACTGGCGGCCGACGAGGCGTGGCCCGCACCGGTCCGCGGCCGGCTCGGCGACTGGCTGCTGCGCTCCGCCGACGGCTGGACCGGGCGGGCCAACTCGGCGCTGCCGGTCGGCGACCCGGACCGTCCGCTGCCGGCGGCCGTGGACGCGATCGAACGCTGGTACGCCGAGCGCGGCCAGCCCGCCCTCGTCAACACGCCGTTGCCGCTGGCCGTGCCGGTCGGCGCCGAGCTCGACGCCCGGAGCTGGACGGCCCGGCCGCTGACCCTGGTCCAGACCGTCCCGCTGACCACCCTGCGACCGCCGGAACCCACCCCGGCCGACGGCCCGCCGGTCACCCTGGCCGACGCGCCGTCCGAGGAGTGGCTCGCGGTCGCCGCCGGCCGCAAGGGTGGCCTGCCGGCCGCCGCCCGGCACGTCCTCACCGCCGTGGACCGGGTCCGCTTCGCCCAGGTGTACGCCGACGGCGCGCTGGTCGCCACGGCCCGGGGCACGGTCACCGGGCAGGGCCGCTGGCTGGGGCTCAGCCTGATCGAGGTGGCCCCGTCGGCACGCCGGCAGGGGCTGGCCGCCCGGGTGGTCCGGGAGCTGGCCGGCTGGGGTGCGGCCGAGGGCGCCACCCACGCCTTCCTCCAGGTGGAGCAGCGCAACACCGAGGCGGTGTCGCTCTACCGCAAGCTCGGTTTCACCACCCACCACACCTACCTGACCCGGGTCGCCCCGTCGGCCTGA
- the dapC gene encoding succinyldiaminopimelate transaminase: protein MSARLPEFTWDALDAAATLAAAHPDGLINLSMGTPVDPVPPVIRQALADASDAPGYPLTAGSPALRDAIAGWVGRACGAGVDGLGVLPTIGSKELVAWLPTLLGIGPGDVVVVPSIAYPTYSDGAALAGATVVRADSLTAVGPTSRVRLVWVNSPGNPTGRVLPAAHLRKVVDWARERGAVVASDECYLPLGWTADATPVSVLAPQVCGGSYDSVLAVHSLSKRSNLAGYRAGFVAGDPALVAELLKIRKHAGMIVPAPVQAAMVAALGDQTHADEQRERYRARRATLLAAFTGAGFRLDHSEAGLYLWLTRDEDCWRTVDWLARRGVLVAAGAFYGPAGQRHVRVALTGSDAHVAAVAQRLAQP from the coding sequence GTGTCGGCCCGGTTGCCCGAGTTCACCTGGGACGCCCTGGACGCCGCGGCCACCCTGGCCGCGGCGCACCCGGACGGCCTGATCAACCTGTCCATGGGTACGCCGGTCGATCCGGTGCCCCCGGTGATCCGGCAGGCGCTGGCGGACGCTTCCGACGCGCCGGGCTACCCGCTGACGGCGGGCAGCCCGGCGCTGCGGGACGCCATCGCGGGCTGGGTGGGCCGGGCCTGCGGTGCCGGCGTCGACGGGCTCGGGGTGCTGCCGACGATCGGCTCCAAGGAGCTGGTCGCCTGGCTGCCCACCCTGCTCGGGATCGGTCCCGGTGACGTGGTCGTGGTGCCCTCGATCGCCTATCCGACATATTCCGACGGGGCCGCGCTGGCCGGCGCGACCGTCGTCCGCGCCGACTCGCTGACCGCGGTCGGCCCCACCTCCCGGGTACGCCTGGTCTGGGTCAACTCGCCCGGCAACCCGACCGGTCGGGTGCTGCCCGCCGCCCACCTGCGCAAGGTGGTCGACTGGGCGCGGGAACGCGGCGCCGTGGTGGCCAGTGACGAGTGCTACCTGCCGCTGGGTTGGACGGCCGACGCCACGCCGGTGTCGGTGCTCGCGCCGCAGGTGTGCGGCGGGTCGTACGACTCGGTGCTGGCGGTCCACTCGCTGTCCAAGCGGTCCAACCTGGCCGGCTACCGGGCCGGGTTCGTCGCCGGGGATCCGGCGCTCGTCGCCGAGCTGCTCAAGATCCGCAAACACGCCGGCATGATCGTCCCGGCCCCGGTGCAGGCCGCGATGGTGGCCGCGCTCGGTGACCAGACGCACGCCGACGAGCAGCGGGAACGCTACCGGGCGCGGCGGGCGACGCTGCTCGCCGCGTTCACCGGGGCGGGGTTCCGGCTGGACCACTCCGAGGCGGGCCTCTACCTCTGGCTCACCCGCGACGAGGACTGCTGGCGCACCGTCGACTGGCTGGCCCGGCGGGGTGTCCTGGTCGCCGCCGGCGCTTTCTACGGCCCGGCCGGGCAGCGGCACGTCCGGGTGGCGCTGACCGGCTCCGACGCCCACGTCGCCGCGGTCGCCCAGCGGCTCGCCCAGCCGTAG
- the mshB gene encoding N-acetyl-1-D-myo-inositol-2-amino-2-deoxy-alpha-D-glucopyranoside deacetylase, which produces MTVVTTLPDRRLLLVHAHPDDESIGTGSTMAHYAAAGAHVTLVTCTLGEEGEIHVPALAQLAAAEADQLGGFRIGELTAACAALGVSDHRFLGGAGRYRDSGMMGMPTNGHPRAFWAADLDEAAGQLLDVIREVRPQVMVTYDPNGFYGHPDHIQAHRVAMRAHELATAEGVAPAKVYWTALPRTVLEAGMSHLTASSDNPFDGVDSIDDLPFGTPDDQIAARIDGTGQHAAKEAAMRAHATQIPADSWLYAIAGNFGAEFMGVEYFTLAVGERGPGGGPNGWEDDLFAGIDVTAPQWAVRLPEQPGHDLADPASAGDGPQRAAATAGLR; this is translated from the coding sequence GTGACCGTCGTGACGACGCTGCCCGACCGACGCCTGCTGCTGGTCCACGCGCACCCCGACGACGAGTCCATCGGCACCGGGTCGACGATGGCGCACTACGCCGCCGCCGGTGCCCACGTCACGCTGGTGACCTGCACTCTCGGCGAGGAGGGCGAGATCCACGTGCCGGCGCTGGCGCAGCTCGCCGCCGCCGAGGCCGACCAGCTCGGCGGGTTCCGGATCGGGGAGCTGACCGCCGCCTGTGCCGCGCTCGGCGTCAGCGACCACCGCTTCCTCGGCGGCGCGGGCCGCTACCGGGACTCGGGCATGATGGGCATGCCCACCAACGGGCACCCGCGGGCGTTCTGGGCCGCCGACCTCGACGAGGCCGCCGGTCAGCTGCTGGACGTGATCCGGGAGGTCCGGCCGCAGGTCATGGTCACGTACGACCCGAACGGCTTCTACGGGCACCCGGACCACATCCAGGCGCACCGGGTGGCGATGCGGGCGCACGAGCTGGCCACCGCGGAGGGCGTCGCCCCGGCCAAGGTCTACTGGACGGCGCTGCCGCGTACCGTCCTGGAGGCCGGGATGAGCCACTTGACCGCCTCGTCGGACAACCCGTTCGACGGTGTCGACAGCATCGACGACCTGCCCTTCGGCACCCCGGACGACCAGATCGCGGCCCGGATCGACGGCACCGGGCAGCATGCCGCCAAGGAGGCGGCGATGCGGGCACACGCCACCCAGATCCCGGCCGACTCGTGGCTCTACGCGATCGCCGGGAACTTCGGTGCGGAGTTCATGGGGGTGGAGTACTTCACCCTGGCGGTGGGGGAGCGGGGGCCGGGCGGCGGGCCGAACGGCTGGGAGGACGACCTCTTCGCCGGCATCGACGTCACCGCCCCGCAGTGGGCCGTCCGGCTGCCGGAACAGCCCGGCCACGACCTCGCCGACCCGGCGTCGGCCGGGGACGGGCCGCAGCGGGCCGCCGCGACGGCCGGGCTCCGGTGA
- a CDS encoding nucleoside/nucleotide kinase family protein — translation MPGARPFSVDDLVARARSLADAGPRQLLGIAGAPGAGKSTLAERVVAAVGPTARLVPMDGFHLAQAELVRLGRADRKGAVDTFDANGYVSLLRRLHRLEPTAVYAPLFRRDLEEPVAGAVEVPPSVRLVVTEGNYLLLDDPPWDEVRSLLHEAWFLDLDVELRLRRLVARHVAYGRSPEAAQAWAYGSDEANAALVAGTAGRADLVIRSTDPG, via the coding sequence ATGCCCGGGGCGCGTCCGTTCTCCGTCGACGACCTGGTGGCCCGGGCACGGTCGCTGGCCGACGCCGGCCCCCGGCAGCTGCTGGGGATCGCCGGTGCGCCCGGCGCGGGCAAGTCCACCCTGGCCGAGCGGGTCGTCGCGGCGGTCGGCCCGACCGCCCGGCTGGTGCCGATGGACGGCTTCCACCTCGCCCAGGCGGAGCTGGTCCGGCTGGGCCGGGCCGACCGCAAGGGCGCGGTGGACACCTTCGACGCCAACGGGTACGTGTCGTTGCTGCGCCGGTTGCACCGGTTGGAACCGACCGCCGTGTACGCGCCGCTGTTCCGCCGTGACCTGGAGGAGCCGGTGGCCGGGGCGGTGGAGGTGCCGCCCTCGGTCCGGCTGGTGGTGACCGAGGGCAACTACCTGCTGCTCGACGATCCGCCCTGGGACGAGGTGCGGTCGCTGTTGCACGAGGCATGGTTCCTCGACCTGGACGTCGAGCTGCGGCTGCGCCGGTTGGTGGCGCGGCACGTCGCGTACGGGCGGTCGCCGGAGGCGGCGCAGGCCTGGGCGTACGGCAGCGACGAGGCGAACGCCGCCCTGGTGGCGGGCACCGCCGGCCGGGCCGACCTGGTGATCCGGTCAACCGACCCGGGGTGA
- the fdxA gene encoding ferredoxin, with protein MTYIIAEPCVDVLDKACIEECPVDCIYEGNRMLYIHPDECVDCGACEPVCPVEAIFYEDDVPEQWKDYTGANYEFFEDLGSPGGASKIGKVDKDATFVVGQPPRGEDS; from the coding sequence GTGACCTACATCATCGCCGAGCCGTGCGTGGATGTGCTCGACAAGGCATGCATCGAGGAATGCCCGGTCGACTGCATTTACGAGGGCAACCGGATGCTCTACATCCACCCCGACGAGTGCGTCGACTGTGGTGCCTGTGAGCCGGTCTGCCCGGTGGAGGCCATCTTCTACGAGGACGACGTCCCGGAGCAGTGGAAGGACTACACCGGGGCCAACTACGAGTTCTTCGAGGACCTGGGCTCGCCGGGCGGCGCATCGAAGATCGGCAAGGTGGACAAGGACGCCACCTTCGTCGTCGGCCAACCGCCGCGCGGCGAGGACAGCTGA
- a CDS encoding S8 family serine peptidase yields MHRTRRTATGGLVLALALGLPATSAAAAPGTPAMPRSAAPAVGSTTVTLITGDQVTVTRAGGTAIRPGAGREHQQFLVRRERGHLSVVPRDAVPLVRSGQVDRRLFDVTGLIAARYDDAHRDNLPLLVSYREGQARRGAAVLPGTRVTRDLPAIRGAALTAGKSSAGTVWSTLTDRAGGARLDAAGGVERIWLDGRRTVSLDHSVPQIGAPTAWAAGWTGKGVSVAVLDTGVDATHPDLAGKVAEARNFSDTPDQKDTVGHGTHVASTIAGSGAASGGKYRGVAPDATLLDGKVCEEFGCAESAILAGMQWATVDKKAAVVNMSLGGGDTPEVDPLEEAVQTLTAQTGSLFVIAAGNDGRDGSVGSPGSADAALTVGAVDRDDELADFSSRGPRVGDDALKPDITAPGVDIVAARSADGQIGDPVGTQYVALSGTSMATPHVAGSVALLAQQHPGWKAGQLKATLMAAAKPHPTQTSYEQGAGRVDLTRAITEQVTTDPVSVSFGRTLWPHGDDAPVTRTVAWRNGGATPLTLDLTVEVKGPGGAAAPAGMFTLGVDRITVPAGGRAETTVTADTRLGVDGYWTGRVVARSGGTVAVTPLAVHREVESYPVTLTHLDRSGKPGGDYSTSLVDLADGDVRDVFEADGVVELRLPKGRYGLSSVFFEPGPDEESGGLGMLAQPELVVDGDTAVTVDLRKAKPVRMTVPQADATVALVDISANYLLPDDGSYGFGIVSFDTFDGLSTGQLGPAVSDDEFVATFNSQWADTEAESSPYLYALGEVVPGKLPSGLVRDYRRGDLATVVHTFRDPYPKMTAERMVFPDSGHNLGGWAVVLPTDLPGQRTEHYSTRGVRWESELDFGVRDPEAGWLDVQAVLVGLPTKYPAGRRTTETWGAAPLGPSLPAPRWPGDGVTRLGDTIMVSVALHSDAAGHPGGSLTDSARTALWRNGKLVAELDNPGYGEFTVPAGAADYQLTVGAGRDLTDLGTEVEASWTFRSGHVAGDTPKRLPLSEIRFTPRLRADNTAPAGRVFAVPVQVRRQPDTGTAKLVKLGVDVSYDGGKTWRRATVVKVPGQGTVALVDHPAGAGYVSLRATARDADGNTASTRIIQAYRLR; encoded by the coding sequence TTGCACAGAACCAGAAGAACCGCCACCGGCGGCCTCGTGCTCGCCCTGGCCCTCGGCCTACCGGCGACGAGCGCGGCGGCCGCGCCCGGCACGCCGGCCATGCCCCGGTCGGCCGCGCCGGCCGTGGGCTCCACCACGGTCACCCTGATCACCGGTGACCAGGTCACCGTCACCCGCGCCGGAGGGACCGCCATCCGCCCCGGCGCCGGCCGGGAACACCAGCAGTTCCTGGTCCGCCGGGAACGCGGCCACCTCTCCGTGGTGCCCCGCGACGCGGTGCCGCTGGTGCGCTCGGGGCAGGTCGACCGGCGACTGTTCGACGTCACCGGCCTGATCGCCGCCCGCTACGACGACGCCCACCGCGACAACCTGCCGCTGCTGGTGTCGTACCGCGAGGGGCAGGCCCGGCGCGGCGCGGCCGTGCTGCCGGGCACCCGGGTGACCCGCGACCTGCCGGCGATCCGGGGCGCGGCCCTGACCGCCGGCAAGTCCTCGGCCGGCACGGTCTGGTCGACGCTCACCGACCGTGCCGGCGGTGCCCGGCTCGACGCGGCAGGGGGCGTCGAGCGGATCTGGCTGGACGGCCGCCGCACGGTCTCCCTCGACCACAGCGTGCCCCAGATCGGCGCACCCACCGCCTGGGCGGCCGGCTGGACCGGCAAGGGGGTGAGCGTCGCGGTGCTCGACACCGGTGTCGACGCCACCCACCCCGACCTGGCCGGCAAGGTGGCCGAGGCGCGCAACTTCAGCGACACGCCGGACCAGAAGGACACCGTCGGGCACGGCACCCACGTGGCGTCCACCATCGCCGGCAGCGGTGCCGCCTCCGGCGGGAAGTACCGGGGCGTCGCGCCGGACGCGACGCTGCTCGACGGCAAGGTCTGCGAGGAGTTCGGCTGTGCCGAGTCGGCGATCCTGGCCGGCATGCAGTGGGCCACCGTCGACAAGAAGGCCGCCGTGGTCAACATGAGCCTCGGCGGCGGGGACACCCCCGAGGTCGACCCGCTGGAGGAGGCCGTCCAGACGCTGACCGCCCAGACCGGCAGCCTCTTCGTCATCGCCGCCGGCAACGACGGCCGGGACGGCTCGGTCGGCTCACCGGGCAGCGCCGACGCCGCACTCACCGTCGGCGCGGTCGACCGGGACGACGAACTCGCCGACTTCTCCAGCCGGGGCCCCCGGGTCGGCGACGACGCGCTCAAGCCCGACATCACCGCCCCCGGCGTCGACATCGTGGCCGCCCGCTCCGCCGACGGCCAGATCGGCGACCCGGTGGGGACGCAGTACGTCGCGCTCTCCGGCACCTCGATGGCCACCCCGCACGTCGCCGGCTCGGTGGCGTTGCTGGCCCAGCAGCACCCCGGCTGGAAGGCCGGGCAGCTCAAGGCGACCCTGATGGCCGCCGCCAAGCCGCACCCCACGCAGACCAGCTACGAGCAGGGCGCCGGTCGGGTGGACCTGACCCGGGCCATCACCGAGCAGGTCACCACCGACCCGGTCAGCGTCTCGTTCGGCCGGACCCTGTGGCCGCACGGCGACGACGCCCCGGTCACCCGGACGGTCGCCTGGCGCAACGGCGGCGCCACGCCGCTCACCCTCGACCTGACCGTCGAGGTCAAGGGGCCGGGCGGGGCCGCCGCGCCGGCCGGCATGTTCACCCTCGGCGTCGACCGGATCACCGTCCCGGCGGGCGGCCGGGCCGAGACCACCGTCACCGCGGACACCCGGCTCGGCGTCGACGGCTACTGGACCGGCCGGGTGGTGGCCCGCTCCGGCGGCACCGTCGCGGTGACCCCGCTGGCCGTGCACCGGGAGGTGGAGAGCTACCCCGTGACGCTCACCCACCTCGACCGCAGCGGCAAGCCGGGCGGCGACTACTCGACGAGCCTGGTCGACCTCGCCGACGGCGACGTGCGCGACGTGTTCGAGGCCGACGGCGTCGTCGAACTCCGGCTCCCCAAGGGCCGGTACGGCCTGAGCAGCGTCTTCTTCGAGCCGGGACCGGACGAGGAGTCGGGTGGGCTGGGCATGCTCGCCCAACCGGAGCTGGTGGTCGACGGCGACACGGCGGTCACCGTCGACCTGCGGAAGGCCAAGCCGGTACGGATGACCGTCCCGCAGGCCGACGCCACCGTCGCCCTGGTCGACATCAGCGCCAACTACCTGCTGCCCGACGACGGCAGTTACGGGTTCGGCATCGTCTCCTTCGACACCTTCGACGGGCTGTCCACCGGGCAGCTCGGCCCGGCGGTGTCGGACGACGAGTTCGTCGCCACCTTCAACAGCCAGTGGGCCGACACGGAGGCCGAGTCCAGCCCCTACCTGTACGCGCTGGGCGAGGTCGTGCCGGGCAAGCTGCCCAGCGGGCTGGTGCGCGACTACCGGCGGGGCGACCTGGCCACGGTGGTGCACACGTTCCGTGACCCGTACCCGAAGATGACGGCCGAACGGATGGTCTTCCCGGACAGCGGCCACAACCTCGGCGGCTGGGCGGTCGTCCTGCCGACCGACCTGCCCGGCCAGCGCACCGAGCACTACAGCACCAGGGGCGTGCGCTGGGAGTCCGAGCTGGACTTCGGCGTCCGTGACCCGGAGGCGGGCTGGCTCGACGTCCAGGCGGTCCTGGTGGGCCTGCCCACGAAGTACCCGGCCGGTCGCCGGACCACCGAGACCTGGGGGGCCGCGCCGCTCGGGCCGTCGCTGCCCGCCCCACGCTGGCCGGGGGACGGTGTCACCCGGCTCGGGGACACCATCATGGTGAGTGTGGCGCTGCACAGCGACGCGGCCGGGCACCCCGGCGGGTCGCTGACCGACAGCGCCCGTACCGCCCTGTGGCGCAACGGCAAGCTGGTGGCGGAGCTCGACAACCCGGGGTACGGCGAGTTCACCGTGCCGGCCGGGGCCGCCGACTACCAGCTGACCGTCGGGGCCGGGCGGGACCTCACCGACCTCGGCACCGAGGTGGAGGCGAGCTGGACCTTCCGCTCCGGGCACGTGGCCGGTGACACGCCGAAGCGGCTGCCGCTGTCGGAGATCCGCTTCACCCCGCGGCTGAGGGCCGACAACACCGCCCCGGCCGGTCGGGTCTTCGCCGTCCCGGTGCAGGTGCGGCGGCAGCCGGACACCGGCACCGCCAAGCTGGTGAAGCTCGGCGTGGACGTGTCGTACGACGGCGGGAAGACCTGGCGGCGGGCGACCGTGGTGAAGGTGCCGGGCCAGGGCACGGTGGCGCTGGTCGACCACCCGGCCGGTGCCGGGTACGTGTCCCTGCGGGCGACCGCCCGGGACGCCGACGGCAACACCGCGAGCACCCGGATCATCCAGGCCTACCGCCTGAGGTGA
- the dapD gene encoding 2,3,4,5-tetrahydropyridine-2,6-dicarboxylate N-succinyltransferase produces MTSESAWGIGLATVTAAEQVLDTWYPTGKLGLGELPLVPGEDQADVLDLPPGAVGERSLPGLRTVQVVTVIGALDEPIKDAADAYLRLHLLSHRLVRPNELNLDGIFGKLANVAWTSAGPCPPERVDELRVIERAAGRHLAVYGVDKFPRMTDYVVPAGVRIADADRVRLGAHLATGTTVMHEGFVNFNAGTLGTSMVEGRIVQGVVVGDGSDIGGGASIMGTLSGGGTDRVRIGERSLVGANAGVGISLGDDCVVEAGCYLTAASKITLPDGRVVKARELSGVDGLLFWRNSVTGALEAKPRTGRGITLNAALHAND; encoded by the coding sequence GTGACGTCGGAATCCGCCTGGGGTATCGGCCTGGCCACCGTGACCGCCGCCGAGCAGGTGCTCGACACCTGGTACCCGACCGGCAAGCTGGGGCTGGGCGAGTTGCCGCTGGTCCCCGGCGAGGACCAGGCCGACGTGCTCGACCTGCCGCCGGGCGCGGTCGGCGAGCGGTCCCTGCCCGGCCTGCGTACGGTGCAGGTGGTCACCGTGATCGGCGCGCTGGACGAGCCGATCAAGGACGCCGCCGACGCGTACCTGCGGCTGCACCTGCTCTCCCACCGCCTGGTGCGGCCCAACGAGCTGAACCTCGACGGCATCTTCGGCAAACTGGCGAACGTGGCCTGGACCTCGGCCGGCCCGTGCCCGCCGGAGCGGGTGGACGAGCTACGGGTGATCGAGCGGGCCGCCGGCCGCCACCTGGCGGTGTACGGGGTGGACAAGTTCCCCCGGATGACCGACTACGTGGTCCCCGCCGGGGTGCGGATCGCCGACGCCGACCGGGTCCGGCTCGGCGCCCACCTGGCCACCGGCACCACCGTGATGCACGAGGGCTTCGTCAACTTCAACGCCGGCACGCTGGGCACCTCGATGGTCGAGGGCCGGATCGTGCAGGGCGTGGTGGTCGGCGACGGCTCCGACATCGGCGGCGGCGCGTCGATCATGGGCACCCTCTCCGGGGGCGGCACCGACCGGGTCCGGATCGGCGAGCGGAGCCTGGTCGGCGCGAACGCCGGGGTCGGCATCTCGCTCGGCGACGACTGTGTGGTGGAGGCCGGCTGCTACCTGACCGCCGCCTCGAAGATCACCCTGCCGGACGGCCGGGTGGTCAAGGCCCGGGAACTGTCCGGTGTCGACGGGCTGCTGTTCTGGCGCAACTCGGTCACCGGCGCGCTGGAGGCGAAGCCGCGCACCGGTCGGGGCATCACCCTGAACGCCGCCCTGCACGCCAACGACTGA
- a CDS encoding prephenate dehydrogenase produces the protein MGGDVGRLRAAVVGTGLIGGSILLRLHEAGLRVVGWDPDPATRAAGRRRGLTFPDDLADAVRDRDVVFLGGPLPSLPQTLLTVAGLTDDRCVVTDVGSTKAAVAEFAGAHGLTGRFVPGHPMAGAERAGLTAALAGLFVDAAWVLCPSVDGLGPFRSLVGLVVDVFHAHAVPMSPGVHDSVVALSSHVPHLLAGSLAGAAADSAVRDAVVRLAAGSFRDGTRVATTPARRTADMLLANRAQVLRQLAEVRAALDGLAEAVRADDLPTLVDRYERAAAVRRPRPESAPPVRREFALDGDPADELAFVRSIGESGGHLTGCTVAGGRVTYTGVRPADAPA, from the coding sequence GTGGGGGGCGACGTGGGCCGGCTCCGGGCCGCCGTGGTGGGCACCGGCCTGATCGGCGGTTCGATCCTGCTGCGGCTGCACGAGGCCGGCCTGCGGGTGGTCGGCTGGGATCCGGATCCGGCGACCCGGGCCGCCGGCCGCCGACGGGGGCTGACCTTCCCCGACGACCTGGCCGACGCCGTCCGGGACCGGGACGTGGTGTTCCTCGGCGGCCCGCTGCCGAGTCTGCCGCAGACCCTGCTCACCGTGGCCGGGCTGACCGACGACCGGTGTGTCGTCACCGACGTGGGCAGCACCAAGGCTGCGGTCGCCGAGTTCGCCGGGGCGCACGGGCTGACCGGCCGGTTCGTCCCCGGTCATCCGATGGCCGGCGCGGAGCGGGCCGGGCTCACCGCCGCGCTGGCCGGGCTCTTCGTCGACGCGGCCTGGGTGCTCTGCCCGAGCGTCGACGGGCTGGGGCCGTTCCGGTCGCTGGTGGGGCTCGTCGTCGACGTCTTCCACGCGCATGCCGTACCGATGTCGCCGGGGGTGCACGACTCCGTCGTCGCGCTCTCCTCGCACGTGCCGCACCTGCTGGCCGGCAGCCTGGCCGGGGCCGCCGCCGACTCGGCGGTGCGCGACGCGGTGGTCCGGCTGGCGGCGGGCAGTTTCCGTGACGGCACCCGGGTCGCCACCACCCCGGCCCGGCGCACCGCCGACATGCTGCTGGCCAACCGGGCGCAGGTGCTCCGGCAACTGGCCGAGGTGCGGGCCGCGCTCGACGGCCTGGCCGAGGCGGTCCGCGCCGACGACCTGCCCACGCTGGTGGACCGCTACGAGCGGGCGGCGGCGGTACGCCGGCCCCGGCCGGAAAGCGCGCCACCCGTGCGCCGGGAGTTCGCGCTCGACGGCGACCCGGCCGACGAGCTGGCGTTCGTACGGTCGATCGGCGAGTCGGGCGGGCACCTCACCGGGTGCACCGTGGCGGGAGGGCGGGTGACGTACACCGGTGTGCGCCCCGCCGACGCCCCGGCCTGA